The following are encoded together in the Bradymonas sediminis genome:
- the lon gene encoding endopeptidase La, protein MSEMQGISQDQLLEGVQDLPVLLLRNTVLFPQVVVPLAVGRPKSLRLIVEAAENETPIAILTQKDAEIDDPTTGDLYTIGTVARVIKSVKLAEDNYSVVIQGQQRIELQEMLQEEPYFRGRFKVFPPETPLEADKVEISALFRNLKKTAKQVVKFIPEMPREAAQMVDGVDDPGQLCDFVAANMDIPVEEKQQILQTVPLKERLETVVTLLARQLEVLRVSDKIQSQIKEEIDKNQREYYLRQQLKAIKEQLGELDGEGGDLEELARLIDEKDLPEEVEKKARKQLSRLRMMQPASSEYGVTRTYVETLMDIPWSEQTTDKLDVKNAREILDEDHYDLDKVKKRIIEYLAVRQLKKDMKGPILCLVGPPGVGKTSLGRSVARALGRKFVRISLGGVHDESEIRGHRRTYVGALPGRIVQALRKAGTSNPVFMLDEIDKVGRDFRGDPSAALLEVLDPEQNDTFSDHYVELPVDLSNVLFVATANMLDSVSPPLRDRMDVIEIPGYTAYDKQHIAREYLIPRQLEQHGLSDKNLVFDDASLESIIRNYTREAGVRSLDRRIADVCRGVAVKVAETEESKRDEIKVNVVKDMLIDYLGPEKFQHEVAQRTSQPGVATGLAWTPSGGDILFIESTRMLGKGELVLTGQLGDVMKESVRAALSYIRANAEEFGLDPDFIKGHDIHIHVPAGAIPKDGPSAGITMYSSIMSLLTGVRIRSDVAMTGEITLRGNVLAVGGIKEKVLAAHRSEIKRIVMPKRNEKDLIDVSPEIKADLEIFFVDHVSELAQYVFEDDIKADDKPKKGVAE, encoded by the coding sequence ATGTCGGAAATGCAAGGGATTTCACAGGATCAACTATTAGAAGGCGTCCAGGACCTGCCGGTTCTGTTGCTACGCAATACCGTTCTATTTCCCCAGGTGGTCGTGCCCTTGGCAGTGGGCCGACCCAAGAGCCTGCGTCTGATCGTCGAAGCCGCCGAGAATGAAACACCGATCGCGATTTTAACCCAAAAAGACGCCGAGATTGATGACCCGACCACCGGTGACCTCTACACCATCGGTACGGTCGCGCGCGTGATCAAGAGCGTGAAGCTGGCCGAGGACAATTATAGCGTTGTCATCCAGGGCCAGCAGCGCATCGAGCTGCAGGAGATGCTCCAGGAGGAGCCGTATTTCCGCGGTCGCTTCAAGGTCTTTCCGCCGGAGACGCCGCTGGAGGCCGATAAGGTCGAGATTTCGGCGCTCTTTCGCAACCTGAAGAAGACCGCAAAGCAGGTCGTGAAGTTCATCCCGGAGATGCCGCGCGAGGCCGCGCAGATGGTCGACGGGGTCGACGACCCGGGTCAGCTCTGTGATTTCGTCGCCGCGAATATGGACATTCCGGTCGAAGAAAAGCAGCAGATCCTGCAGACCGTTCCGCTCAAAGAGCGACTCGAAACGGTGGTGACGCTGCTCGCCCGACAGCTCGAAGTCCTGCGCGTTAGCGACAAGATTCAGAGCCAGATCAAAGAAGAGATCGACAAAAATCAGCGCGAATATTATCTGCGCCAGCAGCTCAAGGCCATCAAAGAACAGCTCGGCGAGCTCGACGGCGAGGGCGGAGATCTCGAGGAGTTGGCTCGCCTCATCGACGAGAAGGACCTCCCCGAAGAGGTCGAGAAGAAGGCGCGCAAGCAGCTGTCGCGCCTGCGCATGATGCAGCCCGCCTCGAGCGAGTACGGGGTCACGCGCACCTATGTCGAAACGCTCATGGACATCCCGTGGAGCGAGCAGACCACCGACAAGCTCGACGTGAAGAACGCGCGCGAGATTCTCGACGAGGATCACTACGACCTGGATAAGGTCAAAAAACGCATCATCGAATACCTGGCAGTGCGCCAGCTCAAAAAAGATATGAAGGGGCCGATTCTCTGCCTCGTTGGCCCGCCTGGCGTGGGTAAAACCAGCCTGGGTCGCTCGGTGGCGCGCGCGTTGGGACGCAAATTCGTGCGCATCTCCCTGGGCGGCGTGCACGACGAGTCCGAGATTCGCGGTCACCGTCGTACCTACGTCGGCGCGCTCCCCGGCCGTATCGTGCAGGCCCTGCGAAAGGCCGGCACGAGTAACCCGGTCTTTATGCTCGACGAGATCGACAAGGTCGGTCGTGACTTCCGCGGCGACCCCTCCGCGGCGCTGCTGGAGGTCCTGGACCCCGAGCAGAACGACACCTTCAGTGACCACTATGTTGAGCTGCCGGTCGACCTCTCCAACGTCCTATTCGTGGCCACCGCGAATATGCTCGACTCGGTCTCGCCGCCGCTTCGCGACCGTATGGATGTCATCGAGATTCCGGGTTATACCGCCTACGATAAACAGCATATCGCGCGCGAATACCTGATCCCGCGTCAGCTGGAGCAACACGGTCTGAGCGACAAGAACCTCGTCTTTGACGACGCCTCGCTTGAGTCGATTATTCGCAATTACACCCGCGAAGCCGGCGTGCGAAGCCTTGACCGGCGCATCGCCGACGTCTGCCGCGGCGTCGCGGTGAAGGTCGCTGAGACCGAAGAGTCCAAGCGCGACGAGATCAAGGTCAACGTCGTCAAGGATATGCTGATCGACTATCTCGGGCCGGAGAAATTCCAGCACGAGGTCGCACAGCGCACCTCTCAGCCCGGTGTCGCGACCGGTCTTGCATGGACCCCGTCGGGCGGCGATATCCTCTTTATCGAGTCCACCCGTATGCTCGGAAAAGGCGAGTTGGTGCTGACCGGCCAGCTTGGCGACGTGATGAAGGAGTCGGTGCGCGCCGCGCTTAGTTATATTCGCGCCAACGCCGAGGAGTTTGGCCTCGACCCCGACTTCATCAAGGGCCACGATATCCATATCCATGTGCCCGCAGGCGCCATCCCCAAAGATGGTCCCTCGGCCGGTATCACGATGTATAGCTCGATTATGAGCCTGCTGACCGGCGTGCGCATTCGCAGCGACGTCGCGATGACCGGCGAGATTACCCTGCGCGGTAATGTCCTGGCCGTCGGCGGTATCAAGGAGAAGGTCCTCGCGGCCCATCGCTCCGAGATCAAACGCATCGTCATGCCCAAGCGTAACGAGAAGGACCTCATCGACGTGTCGCCCGAGATCAAGGCGGACCTCGAGATCTTCTTCGTCGACCACGTCAGCGAGTTGGCCCAATACGTCTTTGAGGACGATATTAAGGCCGATGATAAGCCCAAAAAGGGTGTCGCTGAATAA
- a CDS encoding deoxynucleoside kinase encodes MAPKVFVALAGNIGTGKSTAARLLSRHFGFEIFHEPVLDNRFLKAYYQDMTRWSFTLQMEFLLKRIEHHMMIERHTGSCVQDRTLIEDPEIFAKYLHGLGHLSDNELDLYFDYFQRFSTQVSQPNKVILLHTPDVNVLLKRIALRGREEERGITAAFLNGLNGYYNSFASVAQSKYNTQVLSVDITNLDIREGAGKCQFLEEVQVFLTADLPPDNQLPFAIAPTQS; translated from the coding sequence ATGGCTCCCAAAGTATTTGTTGCCCTCGCCGGCAATATCGGCACCGGGAAAAGCACGGCTGCGCGACTTCTATCGCGGCATTTCGGCTTCGAGATCTTCCACGAGCCTGTCCTCGATAACCGCTTTTTGAAGGCCTATTATCAGGATATGACGCGCTGGAGCTTCACGCTCCAGATGGAGTTTTTGCTCAAGCGCATCGAGCACCATATGATGATCGAGCGCCACACCGGCTCCTGCGTGCAGGACCGCACGCTGATCGAAGACCCCGAGATTTTCGCCAAATACCTGCACGGACTGGGCCATCTAAGCGACAACGAACTGGACCTGTATTTCGACTATTTCCAGCGCTTTAGCACCCAGGTTTCCCAGCCCAATAAAGTGATCTTGCTGCACACCCCGGACGTCAACGTGCTGCTTAAACGCATCGCGCTGCGCGGGCGAGAAGAAGAGCGCGGCATCACCGCCGCGTTCCTCAATGGCCTCAATGGGTATTATAATTCGTTCGCGAGCGTGGCGCAGAGCAAATACAACACGCAGGTGCTCAGCGTCGACATCACGAATTTAGATATCCGCGAGGGCGCGGGGAAATGCCAATTCTTGGAGGAGGTCCAGGTCTTCCTGACCGCCGATCTGCCGCCCGACAATCAACTGCCCTTCGCGATTGCGCCGACGCAGAGCTGA
- a CDS encoding CBS domain-containing protein: protein MRVIITHANADLDAVASLVCARKLYGDAVCVRPRAVSLSTQRYLALHKDRAGLLRVPEVDAASVDEIVVVDVRNGRRLREYTEFFKTAKRVIVYDHHPASADDIEADEVNVEPVGSCATLLCERLQEAGIELNEWEATLALLGIYSDTGSLSFDGTTPRDIDAAAYLLRMGARLAVVNRYMRQRFTPEQFQLLTQMMGQLEEVSVDAVEIAISTGHAAKFVQSAAGVVEDVMRLGGHDAIFGVIGFDQGKRVQVVGRSRVPYINVGKILAGMGGGGHAGAGAASFKGRDEASVIAEIKEALNASDLSPTRVSDLMSSPVQTIGRDVSLGEAKALLERWNFSGAPVRSAESEEVCDAEVGDSSDVNCTIIDGIISRRDIARAEAGGNLHLPVASHMSHEVVAIPQDEPILDAFELMTQRDIGRLPVRDGGRLVGIITRSDILRRMYNQESLGLSEQK, encoded by the coding sequence ATGCGCGTCATTATCACCCACGCGAATGCTGATTTAGATGCGGTGGCGAGTCTGGTGTGCGCGCGAAAGCTCTACGGCGACGCGGTCTGCGTGCGCCCGCGCGCGGTGAGCCTGTCGACGCAGCGCTACCTCGCCCTGCACAAAGACCGCGCGGGCTTGCTGCGCGTGCCCGAGGTCGACGCGGCTTCGGTCGACGAGATCGTGGTGGTCGACGTGCGAAATGGGCGCCGACTTCGCGAATACACCGAGTTCTTTAAGACCGCCAAACGCGTCATCGTCTACGACCATCACCCCGCAAGCGCCGACGATATTGAGGCCGACGAGGTCAACGTCGAGCCCGTGGGCTCGTGTGCGACCTTACTGTGCGAGCGCCTGCAAGAGGCCGGCATCGAGCTCAATGAGTGGGAGGCGACCCTGGCGCTGTTGGGGATTTACTCCGACACCGGCAGCCTGTCCTTTGACGGGACCACCCCGCGCGATATCGACGCCGCGGCCTACCTCCTGCGCATGGGCGCGCGCCTGGCGGTGGTCAACCGCTATATGCGCCAGCGCTTTACGCCCGAGCAATTCCAATTATTGACGCAGATGATGGGGCAGCTCGAAGAGGTCAGCGTCGACGCCGTTGAGATCGCGATCAGCACCGGGCACGCGGCCAAATTCGTCCAGTCGGCCGCCGGCGTGGTCGAAGACGTGATGCGCCTGGGCGGCCACGACGCGATCTTTGGCGTCATAGGCTTCGACCAGGGCAAGCGCGTGCAGGTCGTCGGGCGCAGCCGCGTGCCCTATATCAACGTCGGTAAGATCCTGGCCGGGATGGGCGGCGGCGGCCACGCCGGGGCGGGGGCTGCGTCCTTTAAGGGGCGAGACGAAGCGTCGGTGATCGCCGAGATAAAGGAGGCGCTGAACGCTTCGGATCTATCGCCGACCCGCGTCTCGGACCTGATGAGTTCGCCGGTGCAAACCATCGGGCGAGATGTGTCGTTGGGTGAGGCCAAGGCGTTGCTGGAGCGCTGGAATTTCAGCGGCGCGCCGGTGCGCTCGGCGGAGTCCGAGGAGGTATGCGACGCCGAGGTTGGCGACTCCAGCGACGTCAATTGCACCATCATCGACGGCATCATCTCGCGGCGCGACATCGCGCGCGCCGAGGCGGGTGGGAATCTGCATCTGCCGGTCGCCAGCCATATGAGCCACGAGGTGGTCGCCATCCCCCAGGATGAGCCGATTCTGGACGCCTTCGAGCTGATGACCCAGCGCGATATTGGCCGGCTGCCGGTGCGCGACGGCGGGCGCCTGGTCGGTATTATCACCCGCAGCGATATCTTGCGCCGCATGTATAACCAGGAATCACTTGGCCTTTCTGAGCAAAAATGA
- a CDS encoding NAD(P)H-quinone oxidoreductase produces MKAIQIKENAERNMVLAEVPRPSPGPGEVLIKAVATAVNRADLLQRTGRYPVPEGASEILGLEVSGTIAEVGEGVQGWQRGDRVCCLLSGGGYAEYVVAPAPLLLAVPDEMDLVEAAGIPEVFFTAYLNVFLEANLAEGERVLVHAGASGVGSAAIQLCNLFDSPVYATASAAKLGFLRELGVEAAIDRHREDFAEQIKELTDGEGVDIILDPVGADYLQKNISVLKLRGRLVLIGLLSGANTELSLTPILMRRLRVIGSVLRSRTLAEKTEIAERFRQEIWPWFQRGELRPIIDRTLPIAQAEQAHAVLRNNENIGKVLLTF; encoded by the coding sequence ATGAAAGCCATCCAGATTAAAGAAAACGCCGAGCGAAACATGGTCCTTGCCGAGGTCCCGCGCCCCTCACCGGGTCCCGGCGAGGTGCTGATCAAAGCGGTCGCGACCGCGGTGAACCGCGCGGATCTATTGCAACGCACGGGTCGCTATCCGGTGCCCGAAGGGGCCAGTGAGATCCTGGGGCTCGAGGTCTCCGGCACCATCGCCGAGGTCGGCGAGGGTGTGCAGGGTTGGCAGCGCGGCGACCGCGTGTGCTGCCTGCTGTCGGGCGGCGGCTACGCCGAATATGTGGTGGCCCCGGCGCCCCTTCTCCTCGCGGTCCCCGACGAGATGGACCTGGTCGAGGCGGCCGGCATTCCGGAGGTCTTTTTCACCGCCTACCTCAATGTCTTCTTGGAGGCGAACCTCGCCGAGGGCGAGCGCGTGCTGGTCCACGCCGGGGCCTCCGGGGTTGGCAGCGCGGCGATTCAACTCTGCAATCTCTTCGACTCCCCGGTGTACGCGACCGCGAGCGCGGCCAAGCTCGGCTTCTTGCGCGAGTTGGGCGTCGAGGCGGCCATCGACCGCCATCGCGAAGACTTCGCCGAGCAGATCAAGGAGCTCACCGACGGCGAGGGCGTCGACATCATCCTCGACCCGGTGGGCGCGGATTACCTGCAGAAGAATATCAGCGTGCTGAAGTTGCGCGGGCGGCTGGTGCTCATCGGGCTGCTGTCGGGTGCTAACACCGAGCTGTCGCTCACCCCGATCTTGATGCGCCGATTACGGGTCATCGGCTCGGTCTTGCGAAGCCGCACGCTGGCCGAGAAGACCGAGATCGCCGAGCGCTTCCGCCAGGAGATCTGGCCCTGGTTCCAGCGCGGCGAGCTTCGCCCCATCATCGACCGGACATTGCCCATCGCCCAGGCCGAACAGGCTCACGCCGTGCTTCGAAATAACGAGAATATCGGCAAAGTGCTGCTGACATTCTGA
- a CDS encoding fatty acid desaturase CarF family protein, with product MGTSNISDTSVHSNTGRHYDYSPGHRALEIVAIALCLAMLGELSWRLIMAIVAAPGLASMGWLVGAALVGYLCADLASGIVHWLADRFGSPETPILGQAFVHPFREHHTFPKKILEHDFVEVNGNNCVAMLLFLVPMQFVLPAALSGAYVGLASFTVTFSLGIFLTNQFHQWAHASEVGPVVKVLQRSRLVLSPEAHDRHHTLPYESDYCITSGWMNPLLERINLFGNIEKLLNHKGPEPYVPPTAEEQPSAE from the coding sequence ATGGGAACTTCGAATATTTCGGACACTTCAGTCCATTCAAATACAGGCAGACATTACGATTATTCCCCCGGACACCGCGCGCTCGAGATCGTGGCGATCGCGCTCTGCCTGGCCATGCTTGGAGAGCTGAGCTGGCGGTTGATTATGGCCATCGTGGCGGCGCCGGGGCTCGCGTCGATGGGCTGGTTGGTGGGCGCTGCGCTGGTGGGCTACCTCTGCGCAGACCTCGCCTCGGGCATCGTGCATTGGCTGGCCGACCGCTTCGGCTCGCCCGAGACGCCCATTTTGGGCCAGGCATTTGTGCATCCGTTTCGCGAGCACCATACCTTCCCCAAGAAGATCTTGGAGCACGATTTTGTCGAGGTAAACGGCAATAACTGCGTGGCGATGCTGCTGTTTTTGGTGCCGATGCAATTCGTATTGCCCGCGGCGCTCAGCGGCGCGTACGTCGGCCTGGCAAGCTTCACGGTGACCTTCTCGCTGGGCATCTTTTTGACCAACCAATTCCACCAATGGGCCCACGCGAGCGAAGTCGGCCCGGTGGTCAAGGTGCTCCAACGCTCGCGTCTGGTCCTGTCGCCGGAGGCCCACGACCGCCATCACACGCTTCCCTATGAGAGTGATTATTGCATCACCTCGGGCTGGATGAACCCGCTCTTGGAGCGCATCAACCTCTTTGGAAATATCGAGAAATTGCTCAACCATAAGGGACCCGAGCCGTATGTCCCGCCGACGGCCGAGGAGCAGCCCAGCGCTGAATAA